AAAGCATCACCTTGTTTCCAGATGAAACAGATTCGCCATTGCTCATTGATCCTAATACTACGCTGTCCCTTCCTTTTTCCTCCAAGCACCTCAAGTCTATTTCCTGGAGGTACTCTTAAATCTTCAACACTCGAACTCCTATGAAGCATCCTCAGTTTCCTGAAAGCAATCCTTTGAATCGAGGAGGGCAGCTTTCTCGAATACTCCCTGTTGAAGAGCTTTTCAGTTTCCTTACACTTGAAGCTCTGTATCATATTGCGAATCTATAACGCATAACGTTATACGTCAACCTTCCTTTGAGAAC
The sequence above is a segment of the Candidatus Aegiribacteria sp. genome. Coding sequences within it:
- a CDS encoding type II toxin-antitoxin system RelE/ParE family toxin, whose protein sequence is MIQSFKCKETEKLFNREYSRKLPSSIQRIAFRKLRMLHRSSSVEDLRVPPGNRLEVLGGKRKGQRSIRINEQWRICFIWKQGDAFNVEIVDYH